Proteins encoded by one window of Mariniplasma anaerobium:
- the rfbB gene encoding dTDP-glucose 4,6-dehydratase, whose product MKVLVTGAAGFIGGNFCHYMVDKYPNYEIIALDALTYAGNLQTLEPIMENISFKFVKGDITDRLFINDLFKKEAFDIVVNFAAESHVDRSIENPEVFLKTNILGTQVLMDASLKNEVKRYHQVSTDEVYGDLPLDRPDLFFTEDTPIHTSSPYSASKAAADLLVQAYYRTFNLPITISRCSNNYGPYHFPEKLIPLMIKKALADESLPVYGTGENVRDWLHVHDHCVAIDLIIHKGKDGNVYNIGGHNERTNLEVVKTILNELSKPESLIKFVTDRKGHDMRYAIDPSKIENELGWKAKYNFESGIIQTIRWNIQNQDWINNIENGEYLRFMDEYYRNK is encoded by the coding sequence ATGAAAGTATTAGTTACTGGAGCAGCAGGGTTTATTGGTGGCAATTTTTGTCACTATATGGTAGATAAATATCCAAACTATGAGATAATTGCGTTAGATGCACTTACATATGCTGGTAATTTACAAACACTAGAACCAATCATGGAAAATATAAGTTTCAAGTTTGTTAAAGGTGATATTACAGATAGATTATTTATTAATGATTTATTTAAAAAAGAGGCATTTGATATAGTAGTAAATTTTGCTGCTGAATCTCATGTCGATCGTTCAATCGAAAATCCTGAAGTGTTTTTGAAAACTAATATTTTAGGTACACAAGTATTGATGGATGCATCGCTAAAAAATGAAGTAAAAAGATATCATCAAGTATCTACTGATGAAGTTTATGGCGATTTACCTCTAGATAGACCTGATTTATTTTTTACTGAAGATACACCAATTCACACCTCAAGTCCATATTCTGCGTCAAAAGCAGCAGCTGATTTATTAGTACAAGCATATTACAGAACCTTTAACTTGCCAATTACTATCTCAAGATGCTCAAACAATTATGGACCATATCATTTTCCGGAAAAACTAATCCCTTTGATGATTAAAAAAGCCTTAGCCGATGAATCATTACCTGTTTATGGTACCGGTGAAAATGTTAGAGACTGGCTACATGTCCATGATCATTGTGTTGCCATTGATTTAATTATTCATAAAGGTAAAGATGGTAATGTATATAACATAGGCGGACATAATGAAAGAACAAACTTGGAAGTAGTTAAAACTATACTTAATGAGTTAAGTAAGCCAGAATCACTAATTAAATTTGTCACTGATAGAAAAGGTCATGATATGCGATACGCTATAGATCCTTCTAAAATAGAAAATGAGCTTGGATGGAAAGCAAAGTATAACTTTGAATCTGGTATTATCCAAACAATAAGATGGAATATACAAAATCAAGATTGGATAAATAACATCGAAAATGGAGAATATTTAAGATTTATGGATGAATATTATAGAAATAAATGA
- the rfbD gene encoding dTDP-4-dehydrorhamnose reductase has protein sequence MKVIVTGVKGQLGYDVVRELKKRNYDDILGIDVNDLDITDSISVIEFMKKEKPDVIIHCAAYTAVDNAEDNEAVCYDVNVNGTKYLVDAAKIQDAKFVYISTDYVFSGDKEGQYEITDKPNPKSVYGRTKYLGEIETLNHSKHFIVRISWVFGKNGNNFIKTMLRLGSERDELSVVSDQIGSPTYTYDLSRLIVDMIETEKFGIYHATNEGICNWYEFAKEIFNLTSININLKPIKTSQYPTKATRPMNSSMSKQSLVDNDFKLLESWQDAIKRYLKEIEVK, from the coding sequence ATGAAAGTTATCGTGACAGGTGTAAAGGGCCAATTAGGTTATGATGTTGTAAGAGAGTTAAAGAAAAGAAACTATGATGATATATTGGGCATTGATGTTAACGATCTAGACATTACTGATAGTATATCTGTTATAGAATTCATGAAAAAAGAAAAGCCAGATGTCATTATTCATTGTGCAGCATATACAGCTGTTGATAATGCTGAAGATAATGAAGCAGTATGCTATGATGTTAATGTTAATGGAACAAAATATCTTGTTGATGCTGCAAAGATACAAGATGCTAAATTCGTTTACATTTCAACTGATTATGTTTTTTCAGGAGATAAAGAAGGTCAGTATGAAATTACTGACAAACCTAATCCAAAATCAGTATATGGTAGAACTAAATATTTAGGTGAAATAGAAACATTAAACCATAGTAAGCACTTTATTGTTCGTATCTCATGGGTGTTTGGCAAGAATGGAAATAATTTTATTAAGACTATGCTTAGACTTGGAAGTGAAAGAGATGAATTAAGTGTCGTCTCAGATCAAATAGGTTCACCGACTTATACGTATGATTTATCAAGATTAATTGTTGATATGATAGAAACGGAAAAATTTGGTATCTATCATGCAACAAACGAGGGTATATGTAATTGGTATGAATTTGCTAAAGAAATATTCAATCTAACAAGTATTAATATTAACTTAAAACCTATAAAGACATCACAATACCCAACAAAAGCTACGAGACCTATGAATTCCTCAATGAGCAAGCAAAGTTTAGTCGATAATGATTTTAAACTTCTTGAGTCATGGCAAGATGCAATAAAACGATATTTAAAAGAAATTGAGGTAAAATAA
- the rfbC gene encoding dTDP-4-dehydrorhamnose 3,5-epimerase, with protein MKVIKTDIKDLLIIEPNVFGDYRGWFSETYNEKVFKDNGIDIIFKQDNHSYSKLKGVLRGLHFQNEPYAQSKLVRCTKGKIWDVAVDLRKSSPTYLKWIGIELTPENHKMFFIPQGFAHGFITLEDNSEVQYKVDNLYNSDTDRAIQYNDLDINVIWPSNEVILSEKDKKAPTLKDSDVNFK; from the coding sequence ATGAAAGTTATAAAAACTGATATAAAAGATTTATTAATTATTGAACCTAATGTCTTTGGTGATTATCGTGGTTGGTTTAGTGAAACTTATAATGAGAAAGTTTTTAAAGACAATGGTATTGATATTATTTTTAAACAAGATAATCATTCATATAGCAAACTAAAAGGTGTTCTTAGAGGATTACATTTCCAAAACGAACCGTATGCTCAATCTAAGTTAGTAAGATGCACAAAAGGCAAAATATGGGATGTTGCGGTTGATTTAAGAAAATCAAGTCCAACATATTTAAAATGGATTGGAATAGAGTTAACACCGGAAAACCATAAAATGTTTTTTATACCACAAGGTTTTGCCCATGGATTTATCACATTAGAAGATAATTCGGAAGTTCAATATAAAGTTGATAATCTATATAATTCTGACACAGATCGTGCTATACAATACAATGATCTTGATATAAACGTAATTTGGCCATCAAATGAAGTTATATTATCCGAAAAAGATAAAAAAGCTCCCACTTTAAAAGATTCAGATGTGAACTTCAAATGA
- the rfbA gene encoding glucose-1-phosphate thymidylyltransferase RfbA has translation MKGIILAGGSGSRLFPLTMVTSKQLLPIYDKPMIYYPLSILMLAGIKEILIISTPDDTPRFESLLGDGNKFGINLCYKIQPSPDGLAQAFLIGEEFIGNETACMILGDNIFYGNGLKSALDRAVENSKNSKATVFGYHVDDPERFGVVEFDKNGKAISLEEKPKNPKSNYAVTGLYFYDNRVVDYAKKVKPSARGELEITDLNRMYLEDNSLDVVTFGRGFTWLDTGTHESLAEATAFVKMIEEHQGLKISCPEEIAFNNGWITKDQLREQAELMKKNQYGKFLFDVLEGKVRY, from the coding sequence ATGAAAGGAATTATTTTAGCAGGTGGCTCAGGTTCTAGACTTTTTCCATTAACAATGGTCACAAGCAAACAATTATTACCAATATATGATAAACCTATGATTTATTATCCATTATCTATATTAATGCTAGCAGGAATAAAAGAGATTTTAATAATCTCTACACCAGATGACACACCAAGATTTGAATCACTTTTGGGTGATGGAAATAAATTTGGAATTAATTTGTGTTACAAAATACAACCATCACCAGATGGATTGGCACAGGCCTTTCTGATTGGTGAAGAGTTTATTGGTAATGAGACGGCATGTATGATTCTTGGGGATAATATTTTCTATGGGAATGGTTTAAAAAGTGCTTTAGATAGAGCTGTAGAGAACTCTAAAAACAGTAAAGCAACTGTTTTTGGTTATCACGTAGATGATCCAGAGCGTTTTGGAGTAGTTGAATTTGATAAAAACGGTAAAGCTATATCTCTAGAAGAAAAACCTAAAAATCCTAAATCTAACTATGCAGTTACAGGTTTATATTTTTATGATAATCGTGTTGTTGATTATGCTAAGAAAGTTAAACCATCTGCTCGTGGAGAATTAGAAATAACTGATTTAAACAGAATGTATTTAGAAGATAATAGTTTAGATGTTGTTACATTTGGTAGAGGATTTACATGGCTAGACACCGGTACACATGAGTCATTAGCAGAAGCAACAGCTTTTGTTAAAATGATAGAAGAACATCAAGGTTTAAAGATATCTTGTCCAGAGGAAATTGCATTTAATAATGGATGGATTACTAAAGATCAACTCAGAGAACAAGCAGAACTTATGAAGAAAAACCAATATGGTAAATTCTTGTTTGATGTACTTGAGGGTAAGGTGAGATATTAA
- a CDS encoding nitroreductase family protein, which yields MKKIKKVIKGIIPKPISAYISKRNELTILKKMVKQWIKRFMLYGFGGGLNTEGFIQLEAQIIKAYHSIEKGLAHTEIRLPFGKTAANNLSQLLIKYNLKLYSKKEFCYTTAISVLKQYFKVHDDANVNIDDIKIKFKELDLSTESNLGGTDIYNKDAIYSSIKKDFKVFSNSRRSVREFSDKKVDTDDIMAAIDLARNTPSACNRQGWIVRLIEDKTKMDIISDNQNGNTSFGDKLDKYLVITSNLEAFARPRERFQPFIDGGMYAMNLLYSLHYYGIATVPLSASLSLIQEKTIRNKLDIGDSEYIIMFIGLGNYADTFKVPKSSRKQANVKIL from the coding sequence ATGAAAAAAATTAAAAAAGTCATAAAAGGTATTATTCCAAAACCCATATCCGCGTATATTTCTAAACGGAATGAACTTACAATTTTAAAAAAAATGGTTAAGCAGTGGATAAAAAGATTTATGCTATATGGTTTTGGAGGAGGTTTAAATACAGAAGGTTTTATACAGTTGGAGGCACAAATTATAAAAGCTTACCATTCAATAGAAAAAGGTTTGGCACACACAGAAATCCGATTACCATTTGGTAAAACAGCAGCAAATAACTTATCACAGTTGCTTATAAAGTACAATCTAAAATTGTATTCAAAGAAAGAATTTTGCTATACTACTGCAATAAGTGTCCTAAAACAATATTTTAAGGTGCATGATGATGCAAATGTAAATATTGACGATATAAAAATTAAGTTCAAAGAACTTGATTTATCTACTGAGTCAAATTTAGGTGGAACAGATATTTACAATAAAGATGCTATATATTCATCAATTAAAAAAGATTTTAAGGTATTTTCCAATTCTCGAAGAAGTGTTAGAGAATTTTCTGATAAAAAAGTTGATACTGATGATATTATGGCAGCCATCGATTTGGCTCGGAATACACCATCTGCTTGTAATAGACAAGGGTGGATTGTTAGATTAATAGAAGATAAAACTAAAATGGATATAATCAGTGATAACCAAAATGGTAATACATCATTTGGCGATAAACTAGATAAGTATCTTGTGATCACATCAAATTTAGAGGCTTTTGCCCGACCAAGAGAAAGGTTTCAGCCATTTATAGATGGGGGTATGTATGCAATGAACTTATTATATTCATTACATTATTATGGGATTGCAACAGTTCCTTTAAGTGCGTCTTTATCGTTAATACAAGAAAAAACAATACGAAACAAATTAGACATAGGTGACAGTGAATATATAATCATGTTTATTGGCTTAGGCAATTATGCGGACACATTTAAAGTGCCTAAATCATCAAGAAAACAGGCAAATGTAAAAATTTTATAA
- a CDS encoding MATE family efflux transporter → MRTLNSFKNLFSGAGGSILKLILQFISRTFFIYYLGKEYLGIYGLFSNILQVFNITELGIGTAIIYSLYSPLAKKDKAEITSRINYLRKAYFYVGLLVLVLGLAIFPFLPYLIKGETTIVNINLFYLLYLLQSLSSYWFFAYKSSILKADQKYYLFNLYSYISYTFLVAVQIIVLITLQSFLIYTIFGVLYHLLLNIFTSKKVDKLYPYLKNNKKILPDEAERKKIKKNIIGLSIYKINSTITRSTDSIVISAFIGLAMVGIYSNYLLIVNSVYTIARVIFTSFVASVGNVLVTDERKKNKELFSALTFLSYWVFAVFSIMLYSLISPFIELWVGESYVFSEIITIVIIFNFLLDGFSIIPMIYKDASGIFWLGKYRPLFTAILNIIFSLILVKYMGVAGVLLATIISRLLTTWWYDPILVNKNVFKQSSKKYFFDNILFTILTVLIAIIVSLLKNQIFNGSITSFVLLIAVSMIVPNVILIVLFFKRKELKFIYKRFRLIFSKKI, encoded by the coding sequence ATGAGAACACTTAATTCTTTTAAAAATCTTTTTTCCGGTGCAGGTGGATCGATTCTTAAACTAATTTTGCAATTTATTTCTAGAACTTTTTTTATTTATTATCTTGGTAAAGAATATTTAGGTATCTATGGTTTGTTTTCAAATATTTTACAAGTATTCAATATTACTGAATTAGGCATTGGTACAGCCATTATTTATAGCTTATATTCACCTCTTGCAAAAAAAGATAAAGCTGAGATTACTTCAAGAATAAATTACTTAAGAAAAGCATATTTTTATGTCGGATTACTAGTATTGGTTTTAGGTCTTGCGATATTTCCATTTCTCCCTTATTTGATTAAGGGCGAAACTACAATTGTGAATATTAATCTATTTTATTTGTTGTATTTATTGCAATCATTATCATCCTATTGGTTTTTCGCTTATAAGTCTTCTATATTAAAAGCAGATCAAAAATATTATTTGTTTAACTTATATTCCTATATAAGTTATACGTTTTTAGTAGCAGTTCAAATTATTGTGCTAATTACGTTACAGTCATTTTTAATATATACTATATTCGGTGTGTTGTACCACTTATTACTAAATATTTTCACAAGTAAAAAAGTAGATAAGTTGTATCCATATCTAAAGAATAATAAAAAAATCCTTCCTGATGAAGCTGAACGAAAAAAAATAAAAAAAAATATCATTGGCTTATCTATATATAAAATTAATTCAACCATTACAAGGTCTACTGATAGTATTGTGATTTCAGCTTTTATTGGATTAGCAATGGTAGGGATATATTCTAATTATCTATTAATTGTTAATTCTGTTTATACTATAGCAAGAGTCATTTTTACCTCATTTGTAGCGAGCGTTGGTAATGTATTAGTAACAGATGAAAGAAAAAAAAATAAAGAACTTTTTTCAGCTTTAACTTTTTTAAGTTATTGGGTGTTTGCTGTTTTTTCTATAATGCTATATTCGTTAATATCACCATTTATTGAATTATGGGTTGGAGAAAGTTATGTATTTAGTGAAATAATAACAATTGTTATTATATTTAACTTTTTACTAGATGGTTTTAGTATAATTCCAATGATTTATAAAGACGCAAGTGGTATATTTTGGTTAGGAAAATATAGACCTTTATTTACTGCAATACTTAATATAATATTCTCTTTAATATTAGTGAAATATATGGGAGTTGCTGGGGTATTATTAGCAACTATAATTAGCAGATTACTTACTACTTGGTGGTACGATCCAATACTAGTAAATAAAAATGTATTTAAACAGAGTTCAAAAAAATATTTCTTTGATAATATTTTGTTTACAATTTTAACAGTTTTAATTGCTATTATAGTAAGCCTACTGAAAAACCAAATTTTCAATGGCTCTATTACTTCATTTGTTTTATTAATTGCTGTTAGTATGATAGTGCCCAACGTAATACTTATAGTACTTTTCTTTAAGAGAAAAGAACTTAAATTTATATATAAAAGATTTAGATTAATATTTTCAAAAAAAATATAG
- a CDS encoding polysaccharide pyruvyl transferase family protein codes for MNLNNNKKNQNILIFGGGFENKGAESMTLVSVHELMRLYPNNEIIVISNSDYPSEKVREEKFNFSIFPINPNEMLYFGMDIFKMSYLLFNILRYVIRRKGIFKFRNKNKFKSILKNTFFSIDISGYALSSQWDFFTNMAFINRIKIHRKSQIPYFIMPQSFGPFKYRKTERIILQPLINRYIKYPKIVYCRENQGFNLLSKISASNLMKSLDLVLLSKEIDENALFKHEIDYPVIITPKNSVAIIPNSKNNKFSKENMNMVYINIIEKLVELNKTVYLLSHSREDLKVCKEIFNNCKNHEKVIFIDKEFDNIELSFLIAKMNYIIGSRYHSIIHAYKLGIPAVVIGWAEKYRELTNAFNQNDFLVDVRDNFFDSKLAEIINTMEKNYNNESLKISSLLVNYQKFNPFISIEAKLNENT; via the coding sequence GTGAATTTAAATAATAATAAGAAAAACCAAAATATACTGATTTTTGGTGGTGGATTTGAAAATAAAGGCGCTGAGTCAATGACTTTAGTATCAGTACATGAATTGATGAGATTATATCCAAATAATGAGATAATAGTTATTTCAAATAGTGATTATCCATCTGAGAAGGTAAGAGAAGAAAAATTTAATTTCTCTATTTTTCCAATTAATCCTAATGAGATGCTATATTTTGGTATGGATATATTCAAAATGTCATATTTACTCTTTAATATTTTGAGATATGTAATAAGAAGAAAGGGAATTTTTAAGTTTCGAAATAAAAATAAATTCAAAAGTATTTTAAAGAACACATTTTTCTCAATAGATATAAGTGGCTATGCGTTGTCTAGTCAATGGGATTTCTTTACCAATATGGCTTTTATTAATAGAATAAAAATACATAGAAAGAGCCAAATACCTTATTTTATCATGCCACAATCTTTTGGCCCTTTTAAATATAGAAAAACTGAAAGAATTATTTTACAACCGCTAATTAATAGGTACATTAAATACCCGAAAATAGTTTATTGTAGAGAAAATCAAGGTTTTAATCTCTTATCGAAAATAAGTGCTTCTAACCTAATGAAATCATTAGATCTAGTTCTTTTATCAAAAGAAATAGATGAGAACGCCCTTTTTAAACATGAAATAGATTATCCAGTAATTATAACTCCAAAAAATTCAGTTGCAATTATCCCAAATTCTAAAAATAATAAATTTTCAAAAGAAAATATGAATATGGTATATATTAATATAATAGAAAAATTAGTTGAGCTAAACAAAACTGTTTACCTTTTATCACACTCAAGAGAAGACTTGAAAGTGTGTAAAGAAATATTTAACAATTGTAAAAACCATGAAAAAGTGATATTTATTGATAAAGAATTTGATAACATAGAGTTATCATTCCTGATTGCCAAGATGAATTACATTATAGGTTCGAGATATCATTCTATAATTCACGCTTATAAGTTGGGAATTCCAGCTGTAGTTATAGGTTGGGCAGAGAAATATAGAGAGTTGACAAATGCATTTAATCAAAATGATTTTTTAGTTGATGTAAGAGATAATTTTTTTGATTCGAAATTAGCCGAAATTATAAATACAATGGAAAAAAACTATAATAATGAATCATTAAAGATTTCTTCCTTATTAGTTAATTATCAAAAATTCAATCCTTTTATTAGTATAGAGGCAAAGTTAAATGAGAACACTTAA
- a CDS encoding glycosyltransferase — protein sequence MKGLYIIWKDLHTKKLTGIDKKILAQQKIFDSNGLNCKFINLEYKKSLSLIEKICIRLPFSNINPKWKFDSVMPDVDYIYLRRPMFISNSMLKVLKRIKLTNGKVKILLEIPTYPYDRELTNNLFSWPLYIKDRFNRRKLYKYVDRIAVFTENTELFNIPTVRFTNGIDLDNLKVKTPLSIDTKTINLCIVSSFENWHGYDRIIKSLNMYYKNAGKLEFKLIIHFVGDGPKLKLYKRLVKKYNLNTNVVFYGRLFGESLDEIYNICDIAVDVFGMYRKNNNISCSLKSREYFAKGLPVISGCQIDLLENTKNFKYFLQFTNDKTLIDLNDVITFYKSIYTLESKEMVIGNIRMFANATAGMEQGMKSIIHYIKKDE from the coding sequence ATGAAAGGTTTATATATTATTTGGAAAGATTTGCATACTAAAAAATTAACAGGCATTGATAAGAAGATATTAGCACAGCAAAAAATATTTGACTCAAATGGACTAAATTGTAAGTTTATCAATTTGGAATATAAGAAAAGCCTAAGTCTTATAGAGAAAATCTGTATAAGACTTCCGTTTAGTAACATTAATCCAAAGTGGAAATTTGATTCTGTTATGCCAGATGTTGATTATATTTATTTAAGGAGACCAATGTTCATTTCTAATTCGATGTTAAAAGTGTTAAAGAGAATAAAACTCACGAATGGTAAAGTGAAAATACTATTAGAAATACCTACTTATCCATATGATAGAGAATTAACAAACAACTTATTTTCATGGCCTTTATACATTAAAGATAGATTTAATAGAAGAAAACTATATAAATATGTTGACAGAATTGCTGTTTTTACAGAAAATACTGAATTATTTAACATACCAACTGTGAGATTCACAAATGGAATTGATCTAGACAACCTTAAGGTTAAAACACCCTTATCAATCGATACAAAAACCATTAATTTATGCATAGTCTCTAGTTTCGAAAATTGGCATGGATATGATAGAATAATAAAAAGCTTGAATATGTACTATAAAAATGCAGGAAAATTAGAGTTTAAACTTATTATTCATTTTGTTGGAGATGGTCCCAAACTTAAACTATATAAGAGGCTAGTAAAGAAATATAATTTAAATACCAATGTTGTTTTTTACGGTCGACTTTTTGGAGAAAGCCTTGATGAAATATATAATATCTGTGATATAGCCGTTGATGTTTTTGGCATGTATAGAAAGAATAATAACATTTCATGTTCTTTAAAAAGTAGAGAGTATTTTGCTAAAGGTCTTCCAGTTATATCAGGATGCCAAATTGATTTACTAGAGAACACTAAGAATTTTAAATACTTTCTTCAATTTACTAATGATAAGACCTTAATAGATTTAAATGACGTTATTACTTTTTATAAATCTATATATACATTAGAATCAAAAGAGATGGTGATCGGTAATATAAGAATGTTTGCGAATGCTACTGCAGGTATGGAACAAGGAATGAAATCAATAATACACTATATAAAAAAAGATGAATGA
- a CDS encoding glycosyltransferase family 2 protein — MIIGCVILNYNDYPTTLTLLNMIKRYESINYIVVVDNNSTDNSYSILAKEESSKIHLIRTQLNGGYSYGNNIGISHLSKYKIDLIIIANPDILFEEDIVKKMIKSFMIDKNLSAVAPYALNSTGRKTLEPAWKLNNSFRELMQTSKIISKLFKDGNKYSEEEIRINCCSVDILPGSFLMLDYKKFESIGFFDESVFLYCEERIMAVKFKEKGYKSKLLIDESYIHNHSTSINKSIKSYHRKQRIWLKSRKYYLLKYRSSNTGFKVLVHVFYIYLYIELLIIAFAKKYFN; from the coding sequence ATGATTATAGGTTGTGTAATATTGAATTATAATGACTATCCTACAACTCTAACATTGCTAAATATGATAAAGAGATACGAAAGTATAAATTATATAGTTGTTGTTGATAATAATTCTACAGATAATTCATATTCAATATTAGCAAAAGAAGAGAGTTCTAAAATTCATTTAATACGCACTCAATTAAATGGTGGTTATAGTTATGGAAATAATATTGGGATATCACATCTTAGCAAGTATAAAATTGATTTAATAATAATCGCAAATCCTGATATACTATTTGAAGAAGATATTGTTAAAAAAATGATTAAATCTTTCATGATAGATAAAAACCTTTCAGCTGTTGCTCCATATGCATTAAATTCTACTGGCAGAAAAACTTTAGAACCTGCGTGGAAATTAAATAATTCATTTAGGGAACTTATGCAGACTAGCAAGATAATTAGCAAATTATTTAAAGATGGTAATAAATATTCAGAAGAAGAAATTAGAATCAATTGTTGCTCAGTAGACATATTACCCGGATCATTTCTAATGCTAGATTACAAAAAATTCGAATCAATAGGTTTTTTTGATGAATCTGTATTTCTATATTGTGAAGAAAGAATCATGGCTGTAAAATTTAAAGAAAAAGGATATAAGAGTAAATTATTAATAGACGAAAGCTATATACATAATCATTCAACAAGTATTAATAAATCAATCAAGAGTTATCATAGGAAACAAAGAATTTGGTTAAAGAGTAGAAAATACTATTTATTAAAGTATAGAAGTAGTAATACTGGGTTTAAGGTCTTGGTTCATGTATTTTATATCTATTTGTACATCGAATTGTTGATTATTGCATTTGCAAAAAAATATTTTAATTGA
- a CDS encoding nucleotide sugar dehydrogenase, with the protein MEIFNELMNKTTKLSVIGLGYVGMPIAVAFAKHIDVIGFDINEEKVNQYIRGVDPTKEVGNEEISKTTTFFTFDEKNLRKAKFHIVAVPTPINQDKTPNLNPVEASSEILGRNLTRGSIVVYESTVYPGVTEDICIPILEKFSGLKNGIDFKVGYSPERINPGDKLHTLENIVKIVSGQDSEVLEEIAKVYELVIKAGVYRAGSIKVAEAAKVVENSQRDINIAFMNELAMVFDRMDIDTMEVVNAMNTKWNSLKFTPGLVGGHCIGVDPYYFVYEAEKLGYHSQIVLAGRKINDSIGKFVVDNIIKKLIQADIIVRKAKVSILGITFKENCPDVRNTKVFDIIQELRKYGIDPLVVDPYADTSEVLVEYGIKLSKLDEIKESDALVFAVAHAEYKSLSHKEIRSLYRNEQFKILIDVKSMFNIKELKSNNYLYWRL; encoded by the coding sequence ATGGAGATTTTCAATGAATTAATGAATAAAACTACAAAACTTAGTGTAATAGGTTTAGGTTATGTCGGAATGCCTATTGCTGTTGCTTTTGCTAAACATATAGATGTCATTGGGTTTGACATCAATGAAGAAAAAGTGAATCAATATATTAGAGGTGTTGATCCTACTAAAGAAGTTGGTAATGAAGAAATTAGCAAAACTACTACTTTTTTCACTTTTGATGAAAAAAATCTCAGGAAAGCAAAATTTCATATTGTAGCCGTGCCAACGCCGATAAATCAAGATAAAACACCTAATTTAAATCCAGTCGAAGCTTCAAGTGAGATTTTGGGTAGAAATTTGACCAGAGGATCTATTGTTGTATACGAGTCAACAGTATACCCAGGTGTAACAGAAGATATTTGTATTCCAATTTTGGAAAAATTTTCCGGATTAAAAAATGGGATTGACTTTAAAGTGGGATACTCTCCAGAAAGAATTAATCCAGGAGATAAATTACATACACTGGAGAATATTGTTAAAATTGTTTCAGGGCAAGACAGTGAAGTTTTAGAGGAAATTGCAAAAGTTTATGAATTAGTCATTAAAGCTGGAGTATATAGAGCAGGTTCAATAAAAGTAGCAGAAGCTGCTAAGGTTGTTGAAAATAGTCAAAGAGATATTAATATAGCTTTTATGAATGAATTAGCAATGGTTTTTGATCGTATGGATATTGATACAATGGAAGTAGTAAACGCAATGAATACAAAATGGAACTCTTTAAAATTCACTCCTGGATTAGTAGGGGGGCATTGTATTGGTGTGGATCCTTATTACTTTGTCTATGAAGCTGAGAAATTAGGATACCATAGTCAAATAGTATTAGCAGGACGAAAAATAAATGACAGTATAGGGAAATTTGTGGTCGATAATATTATTAAAAAATTAATACAAGCTGATATTATTGTTAGAAAAGCAAAAGTGTCGATTTTAGGAATTACATTTAAAGAGAATTGTCCAGATGTCAGGAATACAAAAGTATTTGATATAATTCAAGAATTAAGAAAATATGGAATTGATCCTCTTGTTGTGGATCCGTATGCTGATACCAGCGAAGTCTTAGTTGAGTATGGGATCAAATTATCCAAATTAGACGAAATCAAAGAATCTGATGCTCTTGTTTTCGCCGTTGCACATGCGGAATACAAGTCGCTTTCACATAAAGAAATCCGGTCCCTATACAGAAATGAGCAATTTAAGATACTAATTGATGTAAAAAGCATGTTTAATATAAAAGAACTAAAGAGTAACAATTATTTATATTGGAGACTTTAG